A stretch of the Candidatus Jettenia sp. AMX2 genome encodes the following:
- a CDS encoding 50S ribosome-binding GTPase, whose product MNCHISVKRSKGNRTLKNKTVASVITPLGEGGIGKIVVSGPDALAVANKVFRGKGIADVRQAASQKLYYGYVHDRGQRIDEVILHVIRQDDSFTGEDAVEVNCHGGIRVVMRLYECLQSSGAEGVEWNSLFSQSQENKTMDFIQQEALRELIEVRTRLGVRILLDQYAGALSKTLREGLQIIEGIAQSLNKADVFSAFSTLASVLDGLLETASLGMALTTPKVLIVLGKPNAGKSTITNALLGEDRILVHHEPGTTRDYVSEFVSVSDIPFEVVDTAGIRDAKDIPESMGIEMTLEQLHRANKVIAVFDNSRPFDEEDERIVDILYAWQAAESSGALPQEAIRCTIIPVVNKCDLPARLERGRIESVLGRPLCSLSAQNREGFEGLQRRLTGDLDIVHRPMRPVVFTRRQYRLLTKAVSVVRQGERYLTGGDKSGAVQLTGELKGIFTTCLKGLRKESGTAEL is encoded by the coding sequence ATGAATTGTCATATATCAGTAAAAAGAAGTAAAGGTAACCGTACGCTAAAGAATAAAACGGTAGCATCTGTCATAACACCGTTGGGTGAAGGCGGTATCGGCAAGATCGTGGTATCCGGTCCTGATGCCCTGGCTGTTGCTAACAAGGTGTTTCGGGGGAAGGGGATTGCCGATGTCCGCCAGGCAGCGAGTCAGAAGCTCTATTACGGATATGTCCACGACAGGGGGCAAAGGATCGATGAGGTTATCTTGCATGTTATCAGGCAGGATGATAGTTTTACCGGTGAAGATGCCGTAGAGGTAAATTGTCATGGTGGCATCCGTGTGGTAATGCGGTTGTATGAGTGCCTGCAGTCTTCAGGCGCAGAAGGTGTTGAGTGGAACTCATTATTCTCGCAATCCCAGGAAAACAAAACCATGGATTTTATTCAACAGGAAGCGCTTCGGGAACTCATAGAGGTACGAACAAGACTGGGTGTCAGGATATTGCTGGATCAATATGCGGGGGCGTTGTCAAAGACCCTGAGGGAAGGTTTGCAGATTATTGAAGGGATTGCTCAGTCATTGAATAAAGCTGATGTGTTCTCTGCTTTTTCAACGTTAGCATCTGTTCTTGACGGCTTACTGGAAACCGCTTCTCTGGGCATGGCGTTAACTACCCCAAAGGTGCTGATCGTCCTGGGCAAACCCAATGCAGGGAAATCAACGATCACCAACGCTCTCCTTGGAGAAGACCGGATTCTTGTGCATCACGAACCCGGAACCACACGGGACTATGTGAGTGAATTTGTTTCTGTCTCAGACATTCCTTTTGAGGTAGTTGACACAGCCGGTATAAGAGACGCCAAAGATATACCTGAGTCAATGGGTATAGAAATGACCCTGGAACAGCTTCATCGGGCAAATAAGGTAATAGCGGTATTTGATAACTCACGGCCTTTTGATGAAGAAGACGAACGAATTGTTGATATTCTGTATGCATGGCAGGCGGCAGAAAGTTCCGGTGCTTTACCGCAAGAAGCAATCCGCTGCACGATCATACCGGTGGTTAACAAATGCGATTTGCCTGCCAGATTGGAAAGGGGAAGAATAGAATCTGTGCTTGGCCGGCCACTCTGTTCTCTTTCAGCGCAGAACAGGGAAGGATTTGAAGGTTTGCAAAGAAGGCTTACCGGGGATCTGGATATTGTCCACAGGCCTATGAGACCGGTAGTCTTTACCAGAAGGCAGTATAGGTTGTTGACAAAAGCTGTTTCCGTGGTAAGGCAGGGGGAAAGATATCTGACTGGAGGAGATAAAAGCGGGGCAGTTCAATTGACTGGTGAATTAAAAGGCATATTTACTACGTGCCTGAAGGGCTTGCGGAAAGAATCTGGCACTGCGGAATTGTAA
- a CDS encoding DUF4198 domain-containing protein: MITKRFVLSVLVFVVVVLLNSSVSAHELWIQATKEAGRQELKVEVIWGHFGNFLDRASYEDYQLYVRYPGGSVKELKLERAGVIARTYLIPQERGEYVFWVLRNPGIYTPGDGIPTLSVQMAKSVYHFGTGPGTAGEPVDIPLEIVPAMNLSGFKVGTIKGIVLLDGKPAGEAIISAHGPGNRDLKGEAGTGGDFELNLDIPGTWLIKASIKVEEDGKHGDDSYSRVSRTTTLVIDTENHGTVAVASTRQVTPGTFPVMMAISFIIGLMLGGAGAFFVARKSA, encoded by the coding sequence ATGATTACAAAGAGGTTTGTTCTGTCAGTACTTGTTTTCGTGGTGGTTGTTCTTTTGAACTCTTCAGTTTCAGCCCACGAACTCTGGATACAGGCAACAAAAGAAGCCGGCAGGCAGGAGCTTAAGGTGGAGGTCATCTGGGGACATTTCGGTAATTTCCTGGACCGGGCCAGTTACGAGGATTATCAGTTGTATGTCCGGTATCCGGGTGGGAGTGTGAAAGAACTGAAGCTGGAAAGGGCAGGGGTTATAGCCAGGACGTATCTTATTCCGCAGGAAAGAGGCGAATATGTATTTTGGGTACTCAGGAATCCCGGCATATATACCCCCGGGGATGGGATTCCTACTTTAAGCGTTCAGATGGCCAAGTCAGTTTATCATTTTGGAACAGGACCGGGTACTGCCGGAGAGCCTGTGGACATACCACTGGAGATTGTACCTGCCATGAACCTTTCTGGTTTTAAGGTCGGCACGATCAAAGGGATAGTGCTGCTGGACGGGAAGCCTGCCGGAGAAGCTATTATCAGTGCGCATGGCCCTGGTAACCGTGATCTTAAAGGGGAAGCCGGTACCGGTGGTGATTTTGAATTGAACCTGGATATTCCCGGAACCTGGTTGATTAAGGCTAGTATTAAGGTGGAGGAAGATGGAAAACACGGAGATGATAGTTACAGCAGGGTGAGTCGTACCACTACCCTGGTTATCGACACGGAGAATCATGGGACAGTAGCTGTTGCGTCGACAAGGCAGGTAACACCAGGTACCTTTCCGGTAATGATGGCAATATCATTTATTATCGGCCTTATGTTAGGGGGCGCAGGGGCTTTTTTTGTTGCCAGGAAAAGCGCTTAA
- a CDS encoding TonB-dependent receptor plug domain-containing protein, with the protein MLLSDQIQNEEVTELPEMVVLGERSQDGHFIEPTPVAPRVTVTPAEIAAVNVVNPSDIFKYMSSVNFRKRFIGDSNIPVAIRANNEQMIGRVLVYVDDLLISNFLGGHSAGARLFMVAPQEIVGADIMYGPYSAMYPGNSIGGVITIHTRMPETFEVHTSSGFFVQEFKDYGTDDTFLGYKFDASVGDKLGRFGYFVHYRHLENEAPPQSFRAVTNPQAAQPGDPIVSGAFRGKQTRPELIVLFMEVLGPGR; encoded by the coding sequence GTGCTACTTTCCGACCAAATTCAAAACGAAGAAGTTACCGAACTTCCTGAAATGGTCGTACTGGGTGAAAGAAGTCAGGATGGCCACTTCATAGAACCAACTCCCGTGGCACCTCGCGTCACAGTTACTCCAGCAGAGATTGCGGCTGTTAATGTAGTTAATCCTTCCGATATCTTTAAATACATGTCCAGTGTGAATTTCAGAAAACGGTTCATCGGTGACTCCAATATCCCGGTCGCTATCCGTGCAAACAACGAGCAGATGATTGGCCGGGTGCTGGTATATGTGGACGACCTCCTGATTAGCAACTTCCTTGGCGGACACTCTGCCGGAGCACGACTTTTCATGGTGGCACCGCAGGAAATTGTCGGCGCGGACATCATGTATGGGCCGTATTCCGCTATGTATCCCGGTAACTCCATCGGCGGAGTTATTACAATTCATACGCGAATGCCGGAAACCTTCGAGGTCCATACAAGTAGTGGGTTTTTCGTCCAGGAATTCAAAGATTACGGTACGGACGACACCTTTCTGGGATACAAATTTGACGCCTCTGTCGGAGATAAGCTCGGGAGGTTTGGTTATTTTGTTCATTATCGTCATTTGGAGAATGAGGCCCCACCGCAATCGTTTCGCGCTGTAACAAATCCCCAGGCGGCTCAGCCGGGAGACCCTATCGTTTCCGGTGCCTTTCGCGGGAAACAGACGCGACCGGAGCTGATCGTATTGTTTATGGAAGTATTGGGCCCCGGCAGGTAG